One Dialister invisus DSM 15470 genomic region harbors:
- the ylxM gene encoding YlxM family DNA-binding protein — protein MFLENIVQKGELLDCYGALLTVRQRECLELYYNENLTLAEIAEYFHISRQAVHDAMRHGEEQLENYEAALHVAAARLKRKKAAEEISLLLSDTAREEAAPLLKVLTD, from the coding sequence ATGTTTTTAGAAAATATCGTACAGAAAGGCGAGCTGCTTGATTGCTACGGCGCTTTATTGACCGTGAGGCAGCGGGAATGCCTTGAGCTTTATTATAATGAAAATCTCACATTGGCGGAGATTGCGGAGTATTTCCATATTTCCCGCCAGGCAGTGCATGATGCCATGCGCCATGGGGAGGAGCAGCTGGAGAATTATGAAGCGGCGCTCCATGTGGCGGCTGCACGGCTGAAGCGTAAGAAAGCGGCAGAAGAGATTTCTCTGCTCTTGTCCGATACGGCAAGAGAAGAAGCGGCGCCGCTTTTAAAAGTATTGACAGATTGA
- a CDS encoding KH domain-containing protein: MNELVENITRALVKNPDAVSVNVVHKGSLEIYQIQVAPEDMGKVIGRKGRIANAIRTVVKAGALKENKKVAVDILEEVH, encoded by the coding sequence ATGAATGAATTGGTGGAAAATATCACCAGGGCTCTTGTGAAGAACCCCGACGCCGTCTCTGTGAACGTTGTCCATAAGGGCAGCCTGGAGATTTATCAGATCCAGGTTGCCCCTGAAGATATGGGCAAGGTGATTGGCAGAAAAGGCCGCATTGCTAATGCAATCCGAACAGTGGTAAAAGCAGGGGCTTTAAAGGAAAATAAAAAAGTCGCTGTTGACATTCTGGAAGAGGTACACTAA
- the rpsP gene encoding 30S ribosomal protein S16, whose product MLKIRLTRMGAKKNPFYRVVVIDSKEARNGTPVATVGWYDPAKADAPVKLDEEAILSWLGKGAQPTDTVRSLLRKNGIMAKFAEAKK is encoded by the coding sequence ATGTTAAAGATTCGTTTGACCCGCATGGGCGCAAAGAAAAATCCTTTCTACCGTGTAGTTGTTATTGATTCCAAGGAAGCCCGCAACGGTACTCCGGTCGCGACTGTAGGCTGGTATGATCCGGCTAAGGCTGACGCCCCTGTCAAGCTTGATGAAGAAGCAATTCTTTCCTGGCTTGGCAAAGGCGCACAGCCGACTGATACAGTCCGCAGCCTTCTCCGTAAAAATGGCATCATGGCAAAGTTTGCTGAAGCGAAGAAATAA
- the ffh gene encoding signal recognition particle protein produces the protein MPFENLGDKLQSAFKDLRGKGRLSESDIDSALREVRRALLEADVNFKVAKDFIAQVREKAVGEEVFGSLKPDQTVIKIVRDELTELLGGTQSKITMSSSGLTVIMLVGLQGAGKTTTAGKLALMLKKRGKKPLLAACDVYRPAAIKQLEVLGQQVDVPVYRMPDNVDPVHIARYAVDAAKSYGRDVVILDTAGRLTIDEKLMAELRNIKSEVHPHEILLVLDSMTGQDAVTTAGTFDENLGIDGTILTKMDGDARGGAALSIKAVTGKPIKMIGVSEKLDGGLEDFHPDRMAGRILDLGDLESLFEQAQRNMDQDTLKEGAKKIQKGEFSLDDFLKQLKQIQKLGSMSGILSMIPGMGKYKEQLKDVDLNGKEIRHIEAIILSMTPAERANIDLLNGGRRKRIADGAGVKIQDVNRMMKQFKEMQKQMKKLKGRKMRPPTGGLGGFGGFGGFPGMFR, from the coding sequence ATGCCTTTTGAAAATTTAGGGGATAAGCTGCAGTCTGCTTTCAAGGATCTACGGGGAAAGGGAAGACTTTCTGAGAGCGATATCGACAGCGCGCTCCGTGAAGTGCGCCGTGCTCTTCTGGAAGCAGACGTTAATTTCAAAGTTGCGAAAGATTTTATTGCCCAGGTTCGTGAAAAGGCGGTGGGTGAAGAGGTCTTCGGAAGCTTGAAGCCTGACCAGACGGTAATCAAAATCGTCCGTGATGAGCTCACGGAGCTCTTAGGCGGTACGCAAAGCAAGATTACGATGTCGTCCTCCGGATTGACAGTGATTATGCTGGTGGGGCTGCAGGGCGCCGGTAAAACGACGACAGCAGGCAAGCTGGCCCTTATGCTGAAGAAGCGCGGCAAGAAACCTCTTTTGGCGGCGTGCGACGTGTACCGCCCCGCGGCAATCAAGCAGCTGGAGGTTCTCGGACAGCAGGTGGATGTTCCCGTATACCGCATGCCTGATAATGTGGATCCTGTCCATATCGCACGGTACGCAGTGGATGCGGCAAAGTCTTACGGTCGGGACGTGGTTATCCTTGATACGGCGGGCCGGCTGACAATTGACGAAAAACTTATGGCAGAACTTCGGAATATAAAATCCGAAGTCCATCCTCATGAAATCCTTCTTGTTCTGGATTCTATGACAGGACAGGATGCGGTAACAACGGCTGGGACATTTGATGAAAATCTCGGTATAGACGGCACGATTCTGACGAAGATGGACGGTGATGCCCGCGGCGGCGCGGCTCTTTCCATCAAGGCGGTCACCGGCAAACCGATAAAAATGATCGGTGTCAGTGAAAAGCTGGACGGCGGTTTGGAGGATTTCCATCCCGACCGTATGGCAGGACGCATTCTCGACCTGGGCGATCTGGAATCTCTCTTTGAACAGGCCCAGAGAAATATGGATCAGGATACGCTCAAAGAGGGCGCGAAGAAAATTCAAAAAGGCGAATTTTCGCTGGACGATTTCCTGAAACAGCTGAAACAGATCCAGAAATTGGGCTCCATGTCCGGCATTTTAAGCATGATTCCGGGAATGGGGAAATATAAAGAGCAGTTGAAAGATGTTGATCTCAACGGCAAGGAGATCAGACATATCGAAGCAATTATTTTGTCTATGACACCGGCGGAACGGGCGAATATCGACTTGCTCAACGGCGGCCGCAGGAAGCGCATCGCGGACGGCGCCGGCGTGAAAATCCAGGATGTGAACCGCATGATGAAGCAGTTTAAGGAAATGCAGAAGCAGATGAAAAAGCTGAAAGGCAGAAAGATGCGTCCTCCGACAGGCGGTCTCGGCGGGTTTGGCGGTTTCGGCGGATTTCCGGGCATGTTCAGATGA
- a CDS encoding YlqD family protein — protein sequence MDEIQVLIPVAVKSKLTEALKTTLLNQINQNIKSVENDMTQLEFEANAKLAEQAKINMQAVAPLRAQYDAQKAQMIQVKDKLTADKEHLEKLTIGAELPRQPLNRLVTLHIGDDMNAVAGGEILVEDGKIIAFRE from the coding sequence ATGGATGAAATTCAGGTTTTGATTCCTGTCGCTGTAAAATCTAAGCTGACAGAGGCATTAAAGACAACTTTGCTGAACCAGATCAATCAAAATATCAAGAGTGTTGAAAATGACATGACACAGCTTGAATTTGAAGCGAACGCGAAGCTGGCGGAACAGGCAAAAATCAATATGCAGGCAGTGGCTCCTCTCCGCGCCCAGTATGACGCGCAGAAAGCACAGATGATCCAGGTAAAGGATAAACTCACTGCAGATAAAGAACATCTGGAAAAACTGACTATTGGCGCAGAATTGCCACGCCAGCCGCTTAACCGCCTTGTGACTCTTCATATCGGTGACGACATGAATGCTGTCGCCGGGGGAGAAATTCTGGTGGAAGACGGAAAGATCATCGCTTTCCGTGAATGA
- a CDS encoding adenosylcobinamide amidohydrolase — MKEIELYRLNADEKIVHVPETHSIVVRFNAPKKVLSTSLLNGGYREDIKGLFNYTCCGLGSCMSLEKYEEHLGKCAAVVGLDPAHSTGIGTAALMENAAIVEETYEELKVAACVTAGVEGNAGCAGDPAGYYGAGASPEIYRPGTINILLFINADMPLGILTRALVTCTEGKTAALRELMVGSRYSENPATGTGTDSTVIVCDPKSPLYFRSAGKHNKLGELIGKTVKEAVKKALGNQNHLYPSTQHSVTERLRRYGVTEEVLYSYFREYKKDGIEEEWRHLWRKIDRDSEMVFISSFLAELLDEYRWGLAGNEEACRMAKKLLQMTAEAYGMRSVPMEIKSAEDIKDAFCRLAVQAAVKKNGI; from the coding sequence ATGAAAGAAATAGAATTGTATCGGTTAAATGCAGACGAAAAAATTGTACATGTCCCTGAAACGCACAGCATCGTAGTCCGTTTTAATGCTCCTAAAAAGGTCTTGAGCACTTCTCTCTTGAACGGCGGATACAGAGAAGATATCAAGGGGCTTTTCAACTATACCTGCTGCGGGCTCGGTTCCTGCATGAGCCTTGAAAAATATGAGGAGCATCTGGGGAAATGTGCAGCAGTTGTGGGGCTCGATCCTGCGCATTCCACGGGAATCGGTACGGCGGCACTGATGGAAAATGCGGCCATCGTGGAAGAAACCTATGAAGAACTTAAGGTGGCAGCCTGCGTGACGGCAGGCGTGGAAGGAAATGCAGGGTGTGCAGGAGATCCGGCGGGATATTACGGGGCGGGGGCGAGTCCGGAAATATACAGGCCGGGAACCATTAATATCCTGCTTTTTATCAATGCCGATATGCCGCTGGGAATATTAACCCGCGCTCTGGTCACCTGTACGGAAGGAAAGACGGCGGCGCTTCGGGAACTGATGGTGGGAAGCCGGTATTCGGAAAATCCTGCCACAGGAACGGGGACAGACTCGACAGTCATCGTTTGTGATCCGAAATCACCGCTTTATTTCCGCAGCGCAGGGAAACATAACAAACTGGGGGAACTGATCGGGAAGACGGTCAAAGAGGCAGTGAAAAAGGCATTAGGGAATCAAAATCATCTCTATCCCTCTACGCAGCACAGTGTGACAGAACGATTGAGGCGGTACGGGGTGACAGAGGAAGTCCTGTATTCGTATTTCAGGGAATATAAAAAAGATGGCATTGAAGAAGAATGGCGCCATCTCTGGCGAAAAATAGACCGGGACAGCGAAATGGTATTCATATCATCTTTCCTGGCGGAGCTTCTCGACGAATATCGGTGGGGGCTGGCAGGAAATGAAGAGGCATGCCGCATGGCAAAAAAGCTCCTGCAAATGACAGCAGAAGCATATGGAATGCGGTCAGTGCCGATGGAAATAAAATCAGCTGAAGATATAAAAGATGCTTTTTGCCGATTGGCAGTACAGGCAGCTGTAAAGAAGAACGGCATTTGA